The sequence TCTTGATCTGCTCAGCCGAGCGTTCACCGATCAGCAGGTTATGCTCCCGGCGCATGTAATCGACGATGTCGCGGGTAAACACGTCACCGGCAATCCGGATCGATTGTTCACAAACAATACCCGACAGGGCAATAACGGCGATTTCAGTAGTGCCGCCCCCGATATCAACGATCATGGTGCCGTTGGGCTGGGTGATGTCGATACCGATACCGATAGCGGCAGCGATTGGCTCGTGCACCATGTACACCTCCTTGGCACCTGCGTGTTCGGCGGAGTCTTTAACCGCCCGTTTTTCTACCTCAGTAATGCCCGACGGGATGCAAATGACCATACGGTGCGAGGGCGAAAACAGCCGATTCCCCGACTCGATCATCTTGATCAGGCCCCGGATCATCAGCTCGGCCGCCGTAAAGTCGGCAATTACGCCATCTTTCAGCGGACGGATGGTCTTGATGTTTTCGTTGGTCTTTTCGTGCATCTGCATCGCCTTATGACCAATTGCCAGCACTTTCCCGCTGACTTTGTCCATGGCGATGATCGACGGTTCGTCTACGACGATCCGGTCTTTGTGAATAATGAGGGTATTTGCCGTCCCCAAATCAATGGCAATATCGCTGGTCAGAAAATTAAAAAGTCCCATTTCAGGCTTGTTACGAAGATAAGCAGAGCTTGCGTGTTGGGGTCACAGGTCATTAGTCATGGACAATCCGTAGCTAGTAGAAGCAACCAATAATCGATGACTAATGACTAATGACCGATTGCTATTACAAAAGTAGGGATAATTAAATAGAACTTTAGCCCACTGCCTGAATGGACTTTTCTTTTTGTCCGTGAGCGTTAGCGAATTACAGGCAATCGGGTATCGGTTAGCATGCCCTTAAAATACCAAACCCGCCCCAACTTGTTGTTAGGGCGGGTTTGGCCAGTTCAAAACAATGAACGATTACTTTTGAGTAGCAGCGTTTTTCTGATCCTGAACTTCAGCACGGATCTGCTGGGCCATCGTTTTCAAGTCCTGCATGCCTTTCCGTACGCGAGTTCCGGCAGCCTGGTTCTTTTTGTCGTAGAATTTATCAAAGTCTCCTTCCAGCGACATAACCAGGTTTTTAATCTCCTCAAAGCGTGTCATACGATTGGGGTTTAAGTGTGAAAAAGTGCTTAAATGCGCTAAAAACGCGCATTTCGGCGGAAATATAGTTATTCTGACATAGACAACAAGAGCTACGTCAAAAAAATAACCGAATAATCCTACTTAAACCCCGATACCTTACTCAGCGGCAGTCTCAGTGACCGCCGATTCGGCCATTGCAGTCAATCCAGAGGGTTTTTCCTGCACATAGTAGCCATTTTTGATCTTGTCGGAGATAGCGCTGAATGTGTTCAGTGTGTACTCGACATCCTCCAGCGTGTGAGCCGCCGTCGGGATGATCCGAAGCATAATCACCTCTTTCGGTACGACCGGATAAACCACAATCGAGCAGAAGACGCCGTAGTTTTCGCGCAGGTCTTTGATCATGTTGGCAGCCGCTACAACGCCCCCGTTATTCTGCATCAGTACGGGTGTAACGGGCGACGTGGTTTCGCCAATGTTAAAGCCACGCTCACGCAGCCCGTTTTGCAGAGCACGCACGTTTTCCCACAGTTTTTCGCGCAGTTCGGGGTGCTTTTTGATCAGTTCCAACCGCTTCATGCAACCCACCACAAACGGCATCGGCAGGGCCTTGGCGTAGGTCTGCGAGCGCATGTTGTACTTCAGGTACATGATGATGTCGTGGTCGGCCGCGACAAACGCGCCAATAGCGGCCATCGACTTGGCAAACGTCGAGAAGTAAATGTCGATACCGGCCTGGCAGTTGAGCAGTTCGCCTACGCCCGCGCCCGTGGCGCCCATCGTGCCGAAGCCATGTGCGTCGTCGACCAGCAGGCGGAAGTTGTATTTTTCCTTGAGCGCAACAATCTGATCCAGGCTCCCCACTTTACCCGACATGCCGAATACACCTTCGGTGATGACGAGAATACCACCGCCTTTTTCGGCCGCTTTCTTCGTAGCCCGCTGAAGGTTTTTCTCCAGGCTGGCCATGTCGTTGTGGTTGAACTTGTAGTACTCACCCATCTTGGCCTTGTGCAGCCGGATACCGTCGATCAGGCAGGCATGCGATTCGGCATCGTAAACGATCACGTCGCGGTGGTCGACGAGGGCTTCGATAGCCGACATCACGCCCTGATAACCGTAGTTGAGCAGGAAGGCATCTTCCTTACCCACAAACTCGGCCAGGTCTTTCTCCAACTGCTCGTGCAGATCGCTATTGCCCGACATCATGCGGGCGCCCATCGGATAGGCTAGTCCCCAATCGGCAGCGGCCTGCGCGTCGGCTTCACGCACTTCAGGATGATTGGCCAGACCCAAATAGTTATTCAGGCTCCAGTTGAGCATCTTCTTACCATTAAAGGTCATGTGCGGCCCTAATTCACCCGTTAGCCGCGGAAACGCGAAATAATGGTGACCGTTATATTCGCGTGCTGCGCCGCCGATAGGACCAAGATTGGTTCGTAGCTTCTCAAATAAATCCACTTTATATTGCCGTTTTAAGCCTTAATGGCTTGTTTTTAACATGTTTAGTGCAAAAATACATAAATTAAGAATTAAGAATAAAGAATTAACGAAACAGAGTACGCGCGACGGAGCCCAGAACGTGACGCTTGGCTACTGGTAAGCCCCTTTACACTTACTTCTTAATTGAGTACAGGATGCTTCTTGTGCCAGTCGGTGGCATCCTGATAAGCCTTGGCTACAGCCAGTAGCCGCCCTTCGGCAAAGAGCTGCCCGTTGAAGGTAATGCTCGTGGGCGTTTTGGCCGCGTTGAACCCGTTGGGCAGCACCACGCACGGATGTCCCGTCAGATTGGTCAGCGTCAGGTTACCGCCCGCGTAGGTCGGCGTGACGTAGACATCGACTTTCGCCTTCTTAAGTACATCGTACATCTGGTTGATGAGCTGGGTACGTATGCGGTTGGCCTGCACGTACTCGATGGCCGGAATAAACCGGGCCGACCGGAATTCGTTGGGCCAGGCGGCTTTCATCTGCCGCACCATCTGATCGTCGCGCCCCGAGCGGGTGAGTTCGTCAAACGCGGCCCCGCCTTCCACCCCGATAATGAGCGAGAGCGCTCCGTAGCGGAAGGGCGGCAACTCGATCGGTACAAACGTAGCGCCCAACTTACGGAGGGTTTCGAGGGTAGCCTGGTCGTTGGTTTTATTGGGGTATTCGCTATCGAATGCTTTTTGGACAATGCCAATCCGCACACCTTTGAGCGACGGCAGCGCCGCGTAGTTAAACGGTGTTTTCACCACGGTCGGGTCGAAGCCATCGGGCCCCTGAATGGCCCGGAAGACGAGTGCGCAGTCTTCGACGCTACGAGTCATGGGGCCAATCTTATCCATCGACCAGGCCAGCGCCATGGCCCCGTGCCGACTCACACGCCCAAAGGTGGGCCGTAGCCCCGTGACGCCGCAGACCGTCGAGGGTGATACAATGGAGCCGAG comes from Fibrella aestuarina BUZ 2 and encodes:
- a CDS encoding rod shape-determining protein; translation: MGLFNFLTSDIAIDLGTANTLIIHKDRIVVDEPSIIAMDKVSGKVLAIGHKAMQMHEKTNENIKTIRPLKDGVIADFTAAELMIRGLIKMIESGNRLFSPSHRMVICIPSGITEVEKRAVKDSAEHAGAKEVYMVHEPIAAAIGIGIDITQPNGTMIVDIGGGTTEIAVIALSGIVCEQSIRIAGDVFTRDIVDYMRREHNLLIGERSAEQIKMEVGSALPELDNPPTDYEIRGRDLMTGIPKEIKVTYSEIAYALDKSISKIEEAVMKALEVSPPELSADIYTNGIHLTGGGALLHGLDKRLATKTKLPIHVADDPLKAVVKGTGEVIKNLDMYKSVLIS
- a CDS encoding aminotransferase class I/II-fold pyridoxal phosphate-dependent enzyme; its protein translation is MDLFEKLRTNLGPIGGAAREYNGHHYFAFPRLTGELGPHMTFNGKKMLNWSLNNYLGLANHPEVREADAQAAADWGLAYPMGARMMSGNSDLHEQLEKDLAEFVGKEDAFLLNYGYQGVMSAIEALVDHRDVIVYDAESHACLIDGIRLHKAKMGEYYKFNHNDMASLEKNLQRATKKAAEKGGGILVITEGVFGMSGKVGSLDQIVALKEKYNFRLLVDDAHGFGTMGATGAGVGELLNCQAGIDIYFSTFAKSMAAIGAFVAADHDIIMYLKYNMRSQTYAKALPMPFVVGCMKRLELIKKHPELREKLWENVRALQNGLRERGFNIGETTSPVTPVLMQNNGGVVAAANMIKDLRENYGVFCSIVVYPVVPKEVIMLRIIPTAAHTLEDVEYTLNTFSAISDKIKNGYYVQEKPSGLTAMAESAVTETAAE